A window of Synechococcus sp. WH 8109 genomic DNA:
GCGGACTTGTGGCCAACTGGTTGGTTTGCCTGGGCGTGACCATGGCTCTGGTGAGCAAGAGCGTTCCCGGCAAGATCCTGGCCTGCTGGCTTCCCATCACCGCCTTCCAATCGATGGGCATGGAGCACATCGTGGTGAACCAGTTCCTACACACCGCTGGCCCGATCCTCGGTTCAGGAGTCCCCTTCACCAAGGTGATCTTCTGGAACTTCCTGCCTGTCACCCTCGGCAACATCGTGGGCGGCATGGTGTTCATCGGCATGCTCTTCTACAGCACCCATCGCACTCCGATGGATAATGTGCTGCCCACCGAGCACGATGAAAAGCTGGAGCGTGAGCTCGCTGCTGAACTGGGTGCCCGCTGATCCATCCATGAACGACGAAGCCGTTCTCTGGGAACGGCTCGCCCGATCTCGACGCGCTCCTTTGGAGCGTTCTTGGCTGGGGGAGGTCTACTCCCCCAGCCTTTCTGTTGATTTGCGGCGAGCCCTCTGCGAAAAACTGGGGATGCAGGCCGAGCGTGGCTGGCCCGTGATCCAAAACCTCCTCGCCAAACACGGAGTTCTGCCCGATTTGGTGATGGCGGCAGGGCTCTGCCACCAGAGCGAAGCCCGCGATTGGTTGTTGGCTCAACTCGAGCAAACCTCGGACAATGAAGACGCCAACCTGATGGCGGTTCAGGCTCTCGCCTGCTGGGGCGCCGAAGTTCCCGAACCGGTGGTGATGAATTGCCTGCATCACCCGGGGCAACTACACCGACTTGCCGGTCTTCAACTGCTTAGCTTCCGGTCCCACTGCCTGGACGACGGTGAACTGCTGCAGTTCTGCCAAGAGGTTTTGAATGATTTTCGCGATCCAGTCGTTGTGGCCGCCATTCGGGTTCTGCAACGCCGCGATGGCGTGTTGATCAGCGAAAAGCTGGCAGAGCTGTGTCGCAACGGCTCCCTGCCTGTTGCCGAGGCCGCCTTCCGCGCGCTCGGTTGCATCGCCACACCTGCCAGTCAGCGCTGCCTGCTGGAGTTGAGCCAGGAGCTGATTGACGACAGTCGGCGAAAAA
This region includes:
- a CDS encoding HEAT repeat domain-containing protein, with the protein product MNDEAVLWERLARSRRAPLERSWLGEVYSPSLSVDLRRALCEKLGMQAERGWPVIQNLLAKHGVLPDLVMAAGLCHQSEARDWLLAQLEQTSDNEDANLMAVQALACWGAEVPEPVVMNCLHHPGQLHRLAGLQLLSFRSHCLDDGELLQFCQEVLNDFRDPVVVAAIRVLQRRDGVLISEKLAELCRNGSLPVAEAAFRALGCIATPASQRCLLELSQELIDDSRRKMANTQLSQQFRQ